In the Sarcophilus harrisii chromosome 1, mSarHar1.11, whole genome shotgun sequence genome, one interval contains:
- the USP19 gene encoding ubiquitin carboxyl-terminal hydrolase 19 isoform X2 has translation MSGGASATGQRRCPQGLEDATNKKKQKDRVNQESKDGEPKRVPVPGLETYTLREEQEFKEAELLLDWKQNADEVIVKLHVGSGPLRIEEIDAAFTDTDCVVQLPDGRQWSCIFYEEIESSCSKVQARKGGVLQLLLHKKIPLRTWPSLLKKKPISQDLGAGAHCKENGQELPPSLLEPGSSPEPQRGKQEPRNQKRAQGRGEAGIGTGPGAQAGPSAKRAVHLRGVTEGEASRGSPGPRGDGSPSSPESTVQPVSTEPEAIVGPQQLSLMTQHTQQSIQEENQGLCLESTLEGEKMIPHQNEMACPALPQGKEGDQNKEEAATTTLENSAEEPEPMVNLTFVKNDSYEKGPDSVVVHVYVKEICRKISRVLFREQDFTLVFQTSDMNFLRLHPDCGPHTTFRWQVKLRNMIQPEQCVYHFTSSRIDICLRKRQSQRWGGLEAPATRVGGAKVAMPTGPTPLDAAPPGGSPLASQEEARVGEKEKVKARTEESGLDSVAARTPPEHVALKPEPPLTSPKPTCMVPPMPHSPMSSESVEEEEEEEKKVCLPGFTGLVNLGNTCFMNSVIQSLSNTRELRDYFHDRSFEAEINYSNPLGTGGRLAIGFAVLLRALWKGTHHAFQPSKLKAIVASKASQFTGYAQHDAQEFMAFLLDGLHEDLNRIQNKPYTETVDSDGRPDEVVAQEAWQRHKMRNDSFIVDLFHGQYKSKLVCPVCSKVSITFDPFLYLPVPLPQKQKVLTVYYFAKEPHKKPVKFLVSISKENSSAMEVLDSLAQSVHVKPESLRLAEVIKNRFHRVFLPSHSLDTVSPTDLLLCFEVLSPELAKERVVVLQVQQRPQVPSVPIAKCAACQKKQQSEDEKLKRCTRCYRVGYCNQVCQKTHWPDHKGLCRPENIGFPFFISVPESRLTYARLAQLLEGYARYSVSVFQPPFQLGRVSPEQSPQVLSSSTSPVLSTLEAGGGDRDLRPSPESQVSPTVAELGDTGASRSRAAPDRGSVPSLDTGLSESTVSMANEGGFSKESAGERLLRPEAAVPGYQHPAEVLSAHPPPFFINKIDATNKEQKLEDKGEAPLDLSDDCSLALVWKNNERLKEFVLVGSKELECVEDPSSASEAARAGHFTLEQCLNLFTKPEVLAPEEAWYCPKCKQHREASKQLMLWRLPNVLIIQLKRFSFRSFIWRDKINDMVEFPLRNLDLSKFCIGQKDDRQLPTYDLYAVINHYGGMIGGHYTAYARLPSDKNSQRSDVGWRLFDDSTVTTVDESQVVTRYAYVLFYRRRNSPVERPPRAPATDHHPDLGPATEAATSQASRIWQELEAEEELGPEASGRLGHWGPRGWAAPPRRAPDAPDEGCLRYFVLGTMAALVALVLNVFYPLVSQSRWR, from the exons ATGTCCGGAGGGGCTAGTGCAACAGGCCAGAGAAGATGCCCCCAGGGGCTGGAGGATGCCACCaacaagaagaaacagaaggaTCGTGTGAACCAGGAGAGCAAAGATGGGGAGCCCAAAAGAG tgCCTGTTCCTGGTTTGGAAACATATACCCTTAGAGAGGAGCAGGAATTCAAGGAAG CTGAACTGCTACTAGATTGGAAGCAAAATGCAGATGAAGTGATTGTAAAGCTGCATGTGGGGTCTGGGCCCTTGCGGATAGAAGAGATAGATGCAGCCTTCACGGATACAGACTGTGTGGTACAGTTACCAG ATGGCCGGCAGTGGAGTTGCATCTTCTATGAGGAGATTGAAAGTTCTTGCAGCAAGGTCCAGGCTCGAAAGGGTGGTGTCCTACAGTTATTATTGCATAAGAAGATTCCACTTCGGACCTGGCCCTCCCTCCTG AAAAAGAAGCCCATAAGCCAGGATTTGGGAGCTGGAGCCCATTGCAAAGAAAATGGACAAGAGCTGCCCCCCAGTCTTCTGGAACCCGGGTCTAGTCCAGAGCCCCAAAGAGGGAAGCAAGAGCCACGAAATCAGAAGCGAGCTCAGGGCCGAGGTGAAGCAGGCATAGGAACAGGCCCTGGAGCTCAAGCAGGACCCAGTGCTAAACGGGCAGTACACCTCCGGGGGGTTACTGAAGGGGAGGCTTCCAGGGGCAGCCCAGGTCCCCGAGGCGATGGCTCTCCTTCTTCACCAGAATCCACAGTTCAG CCTGTTTCAACAGAACCTGAGGCAATTGTTGGGCCACAGCAGCTATCCTTGATGACCCAACATACTCAACAGTCCATTCAAGAGGAAAACCAAGGCCTTTGTTTAGAAAGTACTCTAGAAGGGGAGAAGATGATACCCCACCAGAATGAGATGGCCTGTCCAGCCCTCCCCCAGGGTAAAGAAGGGGACCAGAACAAGGAGGAAGCAGCAACAACAACTTTGGAAAATTCAGCTGAGG AACCCGAGCCCATGGTGAACCTGACATTTGTGAAGAATGACTCATATGAGAAAGGTCCAGATTCAGTggttgtacatgtatatgtgaagGAAATCTGCCGCAAGATTTCTCGTGTACTGTTTCGTGAACAGGACTTCACCCTAGTGTTTCAGACCAG TGATATGAACTTTCTGCGGCTGCACCCAGATTGTGGACCACATACAACCTTCCGATGGCAGGTGAAGCTCAG GAACATGATTCAGCCAGAGCAGTGTGTGTATCACTTCACTTCTTCACGCATCGATATATGCCTCAGAAAGCGGCAGAGTCAGCGCTGGGGGGGCCTTGAGGCCCCAGCCACACGAG TGGGTGGTGCAAAGGTTGCCATGCCGACAGGCCCAACCCCTCTGGATGCAGCTCCACCAGGTGGTTCCCCTCTAGCTAGCCAGGAGGAGGCTCGagttggggagaaggagaaagtgaaggcCCGGACTGAAGAATCAGGGCTGGACAGTGTGGCTGCCCGCACTCCACCAGAGCACGTGGCTCTGAAGCCGGAGCCCCCCCTTACCTCA CCTAAGCCCACTTGCATGGTCCCCCCCATGCCTCATAGCCCCATGAGCAGTGAGAgtgtggaagaggaggaggaagaagagaagaaggtgtGCTTGCCTGGTTTCACAGGCCTTGTCAACCTGGGCAACACTTGCTTCATGAACAGTGTCATTCAGTCCCTGTCCAACACCCGAGAGCTTCGGGACTACTTCCATG ATCGCTCTTTTGAGGCGGAGATAAACTACAGCAATCCTCTGGGCACAGGGGGACGACTGGCCATCGGCTTTGCAGTGCTGCTGCGAGCGCTGTGGAAGGGCACCCACCATGCCTTTCAGCCCTCTAAGCTGAAG GCCATTGTGGCGAGCAAGGCCAGCCAGTTCACTGGCTATGCTCAGCATGATGCTCAGGAGTTCATGGCCTTCCTGTTGGATGGGTTACATGAGGACCTGAACCGAATCCAGAATAAGCCCTATACAGAGACTGTAGACTCTGATGGGCGTCCTGATGAG GTGGTTGCTCAGGAGGCATGGCAACGGCACAAAATGAGGAACGACTCTTTCATTGTGGATTTGTTCCATGGACAGTACAAGTCAAAGTTGGTGTGCCCTGTGTGTTCCAAG GTTTCCATCACTTTCGACCCGTTCCTGTACCTGCCTGTCCCCCTGCCTCAAAAGCAGAAAGTACTCACTGTGTACTACTTTGCCAAGGAGCCACACAAGAAGCCTGTGAAG TTCCTGGTTAGCATCAGCAAAGAAAACTCCAGTGCAATGGAGGTGCTTGACTCCCTGGCACAAAGTGTTCATGTGAAACCTGAGAGCCTTCGGCTGGCTGAG GTGATTAAGAACCGATTTCACCGTGTGTTCCTGCCATCACACTCACTGGACACCGTCTCTCCCACTGATCTGCTCCTTTGCTTTGAAGTGCTATCCCCAGAGCTAGCCAAGGAGCGGGTGGTAGTCCTTCAAGTGCAACAG CGTCCTCAGGTGCCCAGTGTCCCCATTGCCAAGTGTGCTGCTTGCCAGAAGAAGCAGCAGTCTGAGGATGAGAAATTGAAGCGTTGTACCCGCTGTTACCGTGTTGGCTACTGCAACCA GGTTTGTCAGAAGACTCACTGGCCAGATCACAAAGGCCTGTGCCGTCCAGAGAATATTGGTTTTCCCTTCTTCATCAGTGTCCCTGAGTCCCGCCTCACCTATGCTCGCCTTGCTCAGCTGCTGGAAGGCTATGCTCG GTACTCAGTGAGCGTGTTCCAGCCACCCTTCCAGTTAGGCCGTGTATCTCCAGAACAGAGCCCCCAAGTGCTAAGCAGTTCTACATCTCCTGTGCTGAGCACTTTGGAGGCTGGGGGTGGGGACCGGGACTTAAGACCCTCACCAGAATCCCAAGTATCCCCAACAGTGGCTGAGCTTGGTGACACAGGTGCCTCAAGGAGCCGGGCAGCCCCTGATCGGGGTTCTGTGCCCAGTCTTGACACAGGCCTCTCAGAGTCAACAGTCAGCATGGCCAACGAGGGGGGATTTTCTAAGGAATCTGCTGGGGAGAGGTTACTCAGGCCTGAAG CTGCTGTCCCAGGATACCAGCACCCAGCTGAAGTCCTAAGTGCCCATCCACCCCCATTTTTTATCAACAAAATTGATGCCACCAATAAGGAGCAAAAGCTGGAAGACAAAG GTGAAGCCCCCCTGGACCTGAGTGATGACTGCAGCCTGGCCTTGGTGTGGAAGAACAATGAACGGCTGAAGGAGTTTGTGCTAGTTGGCTCCAAGGAGCTCGAGTGTGTGGAAGACCCCAGCTCGGCCAGTGAGGCAGCCAGGGCTGGCCATTTTACTCTAGAGCAGTGTCTCAATCTCTTCACCAAGCCTGAGGTGCTAGCCCCAGAAGAAGCCTG GTACTGTCCAAAGTGTAAGCAGCACAGAGAAGCCTCCAAGCAGCTGATGCTGTGGCGCCTTCCAAATGTGCTCATTATCCAGCTGAAGCGCTTCTCCTTTCGAAGCTTCATCTGGAGGGATAAAATTAATGACATGGTGGAATTCCCTCTCAG GAACCTGGACTTGAGCAAGTTTTGCATAGGCCAGAAGGATGACCGGCAACTTCCAACCTATGACCTATACGCAGTCATCAACCACTATGGGGGCATGATTGGAGGCCACTACACTGCATATGCCCGCCTGCCCAGTGACAAGAACAGCCAGCGGAGTGATGTGG gcTGGAGACTATTTGATGACAGCACAGTGACCACAGTCGATGAAAGCCAAGTAGTGACCCGCTATGCCTATGTCCTCTTCTATCGTCGGCGAAACTCTCCTGTGGAGAGGCCTCCCAGGGCTCCTGCTACCGACCACCACCCAGATCTGGGCCCGGCCACAGAGGCGGCCACCAGCCAG GCTTCCCGGATCTGGCAGGAGCTGGAAGCAGAGGAAGAACTGGGGCCAGAGGCCTCAGGACGCCTAGGCCACTGGGGGCCCCGAGGCTGGGCAGCCCCACCGAGGCGGGCCCCAGACGCACCAGATGAGGGCTGCCTCCGCTACTTCGTCCTGGGCACCATGGCTGCCCTGGTGGCACTCGTCCTCaatgtgttctatccactggtgTCCCAGAGCCGATGGAGATGA
- the USP19 gene encoding ubiquitin carboxyl-terminal hydrolase 19 isoform X4 — MSGGASATGQRRCPQGLEDATNKKKQKDRVNQESKDGEPKRVPVPGLETYTLREEQEFKEAELLLDWKQNADEVIVKLHVGSGPLRIEEIDAAFTDTDCVVQLPDGRQWSCIFYEEIESSCSKVQARKGGVLQLLLHKKIPLRTWPSLLKKKPISQDLGAGAHCKENGQELPPSLLEPGSSPEPQRGKQEPRNQKRAQGRGEAGIGTGPGAQAGPSAKRAVHLRGVTEGEASRGSPGPRGDGSPSSPESTVQPVSTEPEAIVGPQQLSLMTQHTQQSIQEENQGLCLESTLEGEKMIPHQNEMACPALPQGKEGDQNKEEAATTTLENSAEEPEPMVNLTFVKNDSYEKGPDSVVVHVYVKEICRKISRVLFREQDFTLVFQTSDMNFLRLHPDCGPHTTFRWQVKLRNMIQPEQCVYHFTSSRIDICLRKRQSQRWGGLEAPATRGAVGGAKVAMPTGPTPLDAAPPGGSPLASQEEARVGEKEKVKARTEESGLDSVAARTPPEHVALKPEPPLTSPKPTCMVPPMPHSPMSSESVEEEEEEEKKVCLPGFTGLVNLGNTCFMNSVIQSLSNTRELRDYFHDRSFEAEINYSNPLGTGGRLAIGFAVLLRALWKGTHHAFQPSKLKAIVASKASQFTGYAQHDAQEFMAFLLDGLHEDLNRIQNKPYTETVDSDGRPDEVVAQEAWQRHKMRNDSFIVDLFHGQYKSKLVCPVCSKVSITFDPFLYLPVPLPQKQKVLTVYYFAKEPHKKPVKFLVSISKENSSAMEVLDSLAQSVHVKPESLRLAEVIKNRFHRVFLPSHSLDTVSPTDLLLCFEVLSPELAKERVVVLQVQQRPQVPSVPIAKCAACQKKQQSEDEKLKRCTRCYRVGYCNQVCQKTHWPDHKGLCRPENIGFPFFISVPESRLTYARLAQLLEGYARYSVSVFQPPFQLGRVSPEQSPQVLSSSTSPVLSTLEAGGGDRDLRPSPESQVSPTVAELGDTGASRSRAAPDRGSVPSLDTGLSESTVSMANEGGFSKESAGERLLRPEAAVPGYQHPAEVLSAHPPPFFINKIDATNKEQKLEDKGEAPLDLSDDCSLALVWKNNERLKEFVLVGSKELECVEDPSSASEAARAGHFTLEQCLNLFTKPEVLAPEEAWYCPKCKQHREASKQLMLWRLPNVLIIQLKRFSFRSFIWRDKINDMVEFPLRNLDLSKFCIGQKDDRQLPTYDLYAVINHYGGMIGGHYTAYARLPSDKNSQRSDVGWRLFDDSTVTTVDESQVVTRYAYVLFYRRRNSPVERPPRAPATDHHPDLGPATEAATSQAEPSGVDILQHHGAQPPGEVPSVCRP; from the exons ATGTCCGGAGGGGCTAGTGCAACAGGCCAGAGAAGATGCCCCCAGGGGCTGGAGGATGCCACCaacaagaagaaacagaaggaTCGTGTGAACCAGGAGAGCAAAGATGGGGAGCCCAAAAGAG tgCCTGTTCCTGGTTTGGAAACATATACCCTTAGAGAGGAGCAGGAATTCAAGGAAG CTGAACTGCTACTAGATTGGAAGCAAAATGCAGATGAAGTGATTGTAAAGCTGCATGTGGGGTCTGGGCCCTTGCGGATAGAAGAGATAGATGCAGCCTTCACGGATACAGACTGTGTGGTACAGTTACCAG ATGGCCGGCAGTGGAGTTGCATCTTCTATGAGGAGATTGAAAGTTCTTGCAGCAAGGTCCAGGCTCGAAAGGGTGGTGTCCTACAGTTATTATTGCATAAGAAGATTCCACTTCGGACCTGGCCCTCCCTCCTG AAAAAGAAGCCCATAAGCCAGGATTTGGGAGCTGGAGCCCATTGCAAAGAAAATGGACAAGAGCTGCCCCCCAGTCTTCTGGAACCCGGGTCTAGTCCAGAGCCCCAAAGAGGGAAGCAAGAGCCACGAAATCAGAAGCGAGCTCAGGGCCGAGGTGAAGCAGGCATAGGAACAGGCCCTGGAGCTCAAGCAGGACCCAGTGCTAAACGGGCAGTACACCTCCGGGGGGTTACTGAAGGGGAGGCTTCCAGGGGCAGCCCAGGTCCCCGAGGCGATGGCTCTCCTTCTTCACCAGAATCCACAGTTCAG CCTGTTTCAACAGAACCTGAGGCAATTGTTGGGCCACAGCAGCTATCCTTGATGACCCAACATACTCAACAGTCCATTCAAGAGGAAAACCAAGGCCTTTGTTTAGAAAGTACTCTAGAAGGGGAGAAGATGATACCCCACCAGAATGAGATGGCCTGTCCAGCCCTCCCCCAGGGTAAAGAAGGGGACCAGAACAAGGAGGAAGCAGCAACAACAACTTTGGAAAATTCAGCTGAGG AACCCGAGCCCATGGTGAACCTGACATTTGTGAAGAATGACTCATATGAGAAAGGTCCAGATTCAGTggttgtacatgtatatgtgaagGAAATCTGCCGCAAGATTTCTCGTGTACTGTTTCGTGAACAGGACTTCACCCTAGTGTTTCAGACCAG TGATATGAACTTTCTGCGGCTGCACCCAGATTGTGGACCACATACAACCTTCCGATGGCAGGTGAAGCTCAG GAACATGATTCAGCCAGAGCAGTGTGTGTATCACTTCACTTCTTCACGCATCGATATATGCCTCAGAAAGCGGCAGAGTCAGCGCTGGGGGGGCCTTGAGGCCCCAGCCACACGAG GTGCAGTGGGTGGTGCAAAGGTTGCCATGCCGACAGGCCCAACCCCTCTGGATGCAGCTCCACCAGGTGGTTCCCCTCTAGCTAGCCAGGAGGAGGCTCGagttggggagaaggagaaagtgaaggcCCGGACTGAAGAATCAGGGCTGGACAGTGTGGCTGCCCGCACTCCACCAGAGCACGTGGCTCTGAAGCCGGAGCCCCCCCTTACCTCA CCTAAGCCCACTTGCATGGTCCCCCCCATGCCTCATAGCCCCATGAGCAGTGAGAgtgtggaagaggaggaggaagaagagaagaaggtgtGCTTGCCTGGTTTCACAGGCCTTGTCAACCTGGGCAACACTTGCTTCATGAACAGTGTCATTCAGTCCCTGTCCAACACCCGAGAGCTTCGGGACTACTTCCATG ATCGCTCTTTTGAGGCGGAGATAAACTACAGCAATCCTCTGGGCACAGGGGGACGACTGGCCATCGGCTTTGCAGTGCTGCTGCGAGCGCTGTGGAAGGGCACCCACCATGCCTTTCAGCCCTCTAAGCTGAAG GCCATTGTGGCGAGCAAGGCCAGCCAGTTCACTGGCTATGCTCAGCATGATGCTCAGGAGTTCATGGCCTTCCTGTTGGATGGGTTACATGAGGACCTGAACCGAATCCAGAATAAGCCCTATACAGAGACTGTAGACTCTGATGGGCGTCCTGATGAG GTGGTTGCTCAGGAGGCATGGCAACGGCACAAAATGAGGAACGACTCTTTCATTGTGGATTTGTTCCATGGACAGTACAAGTCAAAGTTGGTGTGCCCTGTGTGTTCCAAG GTTTCCATCACTTTCGACCCGTTCCTGTACCTGCCTGTCCCCCTGCCTCAAAAGCAGAAAGTACTCACTGTGTACTACTTTGCCAAGGAGCCACACAAGAAGCCTGTGAAG TTCCTGGTTAGCATCAGCAAAGAAAACTCCAGTGCAATGGAGGTGCTTGACTCCCTGGCACAAAGTGTTCATGTGAAACCTGAGAGCCTTCGGCTGGCTGAG GTGATTAAGAACCGATTTCACCGTGTGTTCCTGCCATCACACTCACTGGACACCGTCTCTCCCACTGATCTGCTCCTTTGCTTTGAAGTGCTATCCCCAGAGCTAGCCAAGGAGCGGGTGGTAGTCCTTCAAGTGCAACAG CGTCCTCAGGTGCCCAGTGTCCCCATTGCCAAGTGTGCTGCTTGCCAGAAGAAGCAGCAGTCTGAGGATGAGAAATTGAAGCGTTGTACCCGCTGTTACCGTGTTGGCTACTGCAACCA GGTTTGTCAGAAGACTCACTGGCCAGATCACAAAGGCCTGTGCCGTCCAGAGAATATTGGTTTTCCCTTCTTCATCAGTGTCCCTGAGTCCCGCCTCACCTATGCTCGCCTTGCTCAGCTGCTGGAAGGCTATGCTCG GTACTCAGTGAGCGTGTTCCAGCCACCCTTCCAGTTAGGCCGTGTATCTCCAGAACAGAGCCCCCAAGTGCTAAGCAGTTCTACATCTCCTGTGCTGAGCACTTTGGAGGCTGGGGGTGGGGACCGGGACTTAAGACCCTCACCAGAATCCCAAGTATCCCCAACAGTGGCTGAGCTTGGTGACACAGGTGCCTCAAGGAGCCGGGCAGCCCCTGATCGGGGTTCTGTGCCCAGTCTTGACACAGGCCTCTCAGAGTCAACAGTCAGCATGGCCAACGAGGGGGGATTTTCTAAGGAATCTGCTGGGGAGAGGTTACTCAGGCCTGAAG CTGCTGTCCCAGGATACCAGCACCCAGCTGAAGTCCTAAGTGCCCATCCACCCCCATTTTTTATCAACAAAATTGATGCCACCAATAAGGAGCAAAAGCTGGAAGACAAAG GTGAAGCCCCCCTGGACCTGAGTGATGACTGCAGCCTGGCCTTGGTGTGGAAGAACAATGAACGGCTGAAGGAGTTTGTGCTAGTTGGCTCCAAGGAGCTCGAGTGTGTGGAAGACCCCAGCTCGGCCAGTGAGGCAGCCAGGGCTGGCCATTTTACTCTAGAGCAGTGTCTCAATCTCTTCACCAAGCCTGAGGTGCTAGCCCCAGAAGAAGCCTG GTACTGTCCAAAGTGTAAGCAGCACAGAGAAGCCTCCAAGCAGCTGATGCTGTGGCGCCTTCCAAATGTGCTCATTATCCAGCTGAAGCGCTTCTCCTTTCGAAGCTTCATCTGGAGGGATAAAATTAATGACATGGTGGAATTCCCTCTCAG GAACCTGGACTTGAGCAAGTTTTGCATAGGCCAGAAGGATGACCGGCAACTTCCAACCTATGACCTATACGCAGTCATCAACCACTATGGGGGCATGATTGGAGGCCACTACACTGCATATGCCCGCCTGCCCAGTGACAAGAACAGCCAGCGGAGTGATGTGG gcTGGAGACTATTTGATGACAGCACAGTGACCACAGTCGATGAAAGCCAAGTAGTGACCCGCTATGCCTATGTCCTCTTCTATCGTCGGCGAAACTCTCCTGTGGAGAGGCCTCCCAGGGCTCCTGCTACCGACCACCACCCAGATCTGGGCCCGGCCACAGAGGCGGCCACCAGCCAG GCTGAGCCTTCTGGGGTTGACATCCTTCAGCACCACGGAGCTCAGCCTCCAGGAGAAGTTCCCTCAGTGTGCAGACCCTGA